The genomic stretch TCATGTCTACATCGATACGACGGCGGACCCCGCCAAGGCACTGGCGATTGCGGTCAATGCCAAAACCCATCGCTACGGCACGTGCAACACCATGGAGACGCTGTTGGTGGACGCGCCGGTGGCGGATATCCTGCTACCTGAACTCGCCCGCGCGTATGCCGAACACGAGGTCGAACTGCGTGGCTGTGAGCGCACCCGTGCGCTGCTGCCCCAGGCGCTCGAAGCCACCGACGCGGATTGGCAGGCAGAGTACCTGGCCCCCATCTTGGCGATCAAGGTGGTGGACGGCATCGAGGAAGCCATCGAACATATCGAGCGCTACGGCTCGCACCATACCGACGCTATCGTGACGCAGGACTATTCCCTGGCAAGACGCTTCATGGCAGAAGTGGATTCGAGCTCGGTGATCGTGAATGCCTCTACTCGCTTTGCCGATGGCTTCGAATACGGTCTGGGTGCCGAAATCGGTATTTCTACCGACAAGCTTCATGCCCGGGGGCCGGTAGGGCTGGAAGGACTGACGACACAGAAATACATCGTGTTGGGCGATGGTCAGGTTAGGCAATGAGTGAGACGCCACACCACCCGCAGCCTCCGCGGGTGGGCATGATGGGGGGAACGTTCGACCCGGTTCATCATGGCCACCTGCGCAGCGCGCTGGAAGTGCGAGAGGCGCTAGGCCTGGATACGCTGCACATGGTGCCTGCACCGCAACCGCCCCTGCGCGATACCCCTCAAGTGTCGCCAGCCCAACGTTTGGCGCTCTTGCAAGCGGGCATCGGCGACGCCCCAGGGATCGTGGCGGATGATCGTGAGCTTCACCGAGATGGCCCCTCCTACAGTGTCGATACCCTGGCCGAGCTTCGCCAACAGTATGGCGATGCGGTGCCGCTGGTCATGGTGATTGGCTACGACGCCTTTTTACGCCTGGCGCACTGGGATCGCCCAGAGCAGGTATTTTCATTGGCGCATTTGGTGGTCATTGCGCGTCCAGGCTATCAATCGCCATGGCCGTCGGCGCTGACGGAACTGGTCGGCGATCGTGAAGTCAGTAGTGTCAGCGAATTGATGGCGCGCACGCGGGGCGGCGTTTTACGGTTAGAACTGCCGTCGCTGATGGCGATTTCGGCCACTTACATACGCCAACGGTTGAAAGAGGGAAAAAGCGTGCGTTATCTGGTGCCTGAGGCGGTGGAGCAGGCGATTTTTCACGAGCGTCTTTATCAATCCGATGAATAGCGCTGGCAGTCGTGAAAGAAGCCGTTACAATGGCCCGCTTGCAGGCTGATGCCACGTAAAAGTCCAACGTTAGTCACGATACTCTCTATCACCACAAGGGGTTGCCTTTAGGAGTCATGCACATCGATACACTGAAAAATCTAGCGATTGACGCGCTAGAAGAGCTGAAAGCACGCGATATCACGCAACTCGACGTTGCGAAACTCACCGAAGTGACCGACCTGATGCTCATCGCCAGCGGCACTTCTACCCGTCACGTGGCTGCCCTGGCGCAGAACGTGGTCGAAAAAGCCAAAGCGTCCGGTCTTCATCCTCGCGGCGTAGAAGGCGGTGACAATGCCGATTGGGTCTTGGTCGATTTGGACGACATCGTCGTACATATCATGCTGCCTGAAGCCCGTGCGCTGTATGATCTCGAGCGTCTTTGGGCCGACTTGCCCAGCGATGCTGGCGCCATCGGCGAATCGCTCAAACAGTTCGAAGAGCGAGCCACGATGTCATGAGGATTCGGCTGTTAGCGGTGGGTACCAAAATGCCAGCGTGGGTAGAGCAGGGCGTTGAGACCTACCGCAAGCGGCTTCCTCGGGATTTCACCTTAGAGGTCGAAGAGATCCCATTGGGTCAGCGCGGCAAAAATGCCGATATCGCCAAAGCGCGTGCGCAAGAGGCGCAGCGTATCCGCGAAAAGCTGCGGGGGGATGAAATCGTCGTTGCACTGGAAGTCAAAGGGAAGCCTTGGACCACCGAGCAGCTCGCTCAAGAGTCAGATGCTTGGCGCATGGAAGGGCGAGATGTCGTACTGCTCGTCGGTGGCCCCGACGGTTTGGAACCTTCGCTGTCTGCCATGGCGGACAAAGCGTGGTCCCTCTCGCCCCTGACGCTGCCTCATCCGCTCGTTCGAATCATGCTGGCAGAGCAGCTTTATCGTGCCTGGACACTCTTGGTGGGACATCCCTATCACCGATAGGCGCTACGCGCCGCTGGAACCTAGGTTGCGTTTACTCCCCACTGGGGCCGCCGCTTTTATTGTTTGTGAGAGTCATCTGTTGCCATGCCCCAGCGCCGTGACACGCTAAAAAATCCCGAGCAAGAGCTGCGTATTTTCCGTGTCCGGGCGCTGCTTGCCGTGTTGGTGGTGGTAGTGCTCACCAGCCTGTTGGTCAGTCGGCTAGGCTATCTGCAAATCGTGCAGCACGACCTCTACAGCACCCGCTCTGAAAAGAACCGCGTGCGAGTCGAGCCTTTGCCACCCAATCGCGGGCTCATTTATGACCGTAACGGCGTGCTGCTGGCGGAAAATCGCCCCACCTACAATCTGACCCTAGTGCGTGAGCGGGTCGACGACCTAGACGACACTCTCGCTCTGCTGGTGGATCTTCTCGAACTGCCCGACGAAGAGATCGAGGCATTCCAGGTGCGTTCCCGCCAGCGCCAGCGCCCCTTCCAGCCTGCGCTACTGATGAGCGACCTGAGCGAAGAGCAGATCGCTCGGCTGGCCGTCAATCGCCACCGTCTTCCCGGTGTCGAAGTAGAAGCGCAGCTGCTGCGCTATTACCCCGATTCAGAAGTCATGGCTCATGCGTTGGGATACGTTGGGCGTATCAATGCTGACGAGCTGCAGGAGCTCGATCCAGGCCGCTATGCCGGCACCCACTTCATTGGTAAAACCGGCGTCGAGCGTTTCTACGAGACCGAGCTACACGGCGAAGCGGGGCTGCGCAAGGTCGAAACCAACGCGCGTGGGCGCGTGCTGCGCGAGCTTGGCCGTACCGATCCAGTGCCTGGCGCCAACCTGACACTGACCCTCGATCGCTCCTTACAAATGCTCGCCTACGAGCTGTTGGACGGTCGGCGTGGTTCCATCGTGGCCATCGTGCCCGATACCGGTGAGATTTTGGCCATGGTGTCGACCCCCGGGTTCGACAGCAACCAGTTCGTTACCGGCATCGATGTGGCCTCTTATCTGGCGCTGCAGGAAGACATCGACCTGCCGCTGTTCAACCGGGCCATTCGCGGCCACTATCCGCCGGGGTCGACCATCAAGCCGTTCTTGGCATTGGCGGGGTTAGTGGAGGGCGTGATCACCCCCGACAGCACCATCAACGACCCTGGTTACTATCAACTGCCCAACGACTCGCGCCGTTACCGCAACTGGCTACGCTGGGGGCACGGTCGGGTGGATATGGAGCGCTCCATTGCGGTCTCCAACAACACCTACTACTACACGCTGGCGCACGACCTGGGCATCGATAAGCTTCACGAGCAGATGACCAACTTTGGTTTTGGTCAGCGCGTGGCTCACGACGTGCAAGGGGAGAGCACGGGACTGATGCCCTCGCGGGACTGGAAAAGAGCACGCTTCAACCAGCCGTGGTACCCCGGCGAAACGCTGTCGGTGGGTATCGGTCAGGGGTATTGGCAGGTCACACCGCTTCAATTGGCCAGCGCCACTGCGGCGCTGGCCAACCGCGGGCACTGGGTGAAGCCGCGCCTGGCACTGCGCATTGGCGATGAGCCCATGCCCGAGGAGCTTCCCGATACGCTGCCCGATATCGAGCTTGCCAACGATAACTGGTGGGATCGGGTGTATAGCGGTATGGAGAAAGTGCTCAGCGGTAGCGAAGGCACCGCACGCCGAACCGGCGTGGGTTTGGAGTACCGTATGGGGGGCAAGTCGGGAACGGCCCAGGTGTTTTCCCTGGGGCAGGACCAGCGCTATAACGCCGAAGAGCTGGAAGAGCGACTGCGCGATCACGCCCTGTTCATGGCCTTCGCCCCCATCGACGATCCGCAGATTGCGGTGTCGGTCATCGTCGAGAACGCAGGGGGCGGGAGTACCCATGCCGCGCATTTGGCGCGGGCGATGACCGATGCGTGGCTACTCGAAGAGGATGCCCCCGAGGTCGATGACGTCAAAGAGGTGCTCGAAGAAGATACTGCCAATGTGGAGGGTAACTAGCGATGCCTTGGCAACTGATTACCCGTTCCCTGCGGCGCTATCCGACGCGTCCGCCCGATAGCGGTATCGCTCGGCGTAAAAGTATCTGGGAACGCATCCATCTCGACCCATGGTTGCTCGGCATGCTGCTGGTGCTCATGGGGGGCGGCCTTCTGGTGCTCTACAGCGCTTCGGGGCAGCGACTCGATACCGTCATCGCTCAGGCCATGCGCTTTGGTGTCGCCCTTGCGGGTATGGTCATCATTGCGCAGTTCTCCCCGTCGACGTTTTTACGCTGGGCACCGCTGGCGTACGGCGTGGGGCTCGCCATGCTATTGGCCGTGGAAATTGCCGGTGATGTTGGCATGGGGGCCAAGCGCTGGCTGGAAATTCCAGGCGTCATCCGTTTTCAGCCCTCTGAAATGATGAAGTTGGGCGTGCCGCTGATGGTGGCGGCCTACTTGAACCGCTGCCAGTTGCCTCCTCGGCTTCGCGATATCGTCGTGTGTGCGGTGATCATCGGCGTGCCGGTCGTGCTCACGGCGATTCAGCCTGACCTTGGCACGTCGCTGTTGGTGGCCAGTGCGGCGTTGATCGTGGTGCTGCTTGCCGGGCTGTCCTGGAAATTGATTGGGTTAGTGGCTGCGCTGGGCGCGGCGGGCCTGCCGGTACTGTGGATGAACATGCACAACTATCAGCGGCAGCGGGTGCTCACGTTTTTGGACCCCGATAGCGACCCGCTCGGTTCCGGGTGGAACATCATTCAGTCCACCACGGCCATCGGCAGTGGCGGGTTGTGGGGGAAGGGGTGGTTGGAAGGTACCCAATCCCAGCTCGAGTTTTTGCCGGAGCGGCATACCGATTTCATCATTGCCGTGCTGGGCGAAGAGTTTGGTCTAGTCGGCATGCTGGTACTGCTGGCACTGTACGTGATGATCGTGGGGCGCGGGCTGTGGCTGGCGGCATCGTCTCAGGACACGTTTGGGCGTCTGTTTGCAGGTAGTATTATTCTGACGTTTTTTATCTATGTCTTTGTCAATGTGGGCATGGTGAGCGGTATTCTGCCCGTGGTGGGCGTGCCGCTGCCGCTGGTCAGTTATGGCGGCACCTCCAGCGTGACCTTGTTAGCGGGGTTCGGTATTCTCATGTCCATACACGCCCATCGGCGGTTACTGCCACGTTAACGACATCAACCGTGGCGGTACGAATTCACAGGAGTGGTGAGTCAATGAACAGGGCGCGAAGTCAAGCGGGTGGCTATGCCATTGCCATGCTAGTAGCGTGTTCGGTCCCTGCGGCATTTGCAGAGGAAGCAGTCAGTTTCGACCCTCGGCAACACCCGCAGACCCAGCCGTTGGTCGAGGAACTGACCGAGCAGGGAGTGCCAAAGGAGTGGCTCGAGCAAGCGCTGACTCAGGCAAGCTATCGCCAAGAGGTGCTGGACGCCATGGCGGGGGCGGCAGAGCGTCGGCTGCGCTGGTTCGAGTATCGCGATATCTTTCTGACCGAGCAGCGTATCGTCGAAGGGGCCGCGTTCATGCAGACGCATGCCGACGCATTGGCGCGTGCCGAGGCCGACTACGGCGTGCCGCCGGAGGTCATTACCGCCATCATCGGCGTGGAGACCTACTATGGTCGCCATAAAGGGCGCCATAAGGTGCTGGATTCCCTCGCCACGCTGGCCTTCCATCACCCGGCGAGGGGGGATTTCTTTCGTGGCGAACTCGCCGCATTCTTGACGATTGCCTACCAGCAAGAGGTAGAGCCAAGCTCGCTCTACGGCTCCTACGCCGGTGCCATGGGCTATCCCCAGTTCATTCCTACCAGCTATCAGGCGTATGCCGTCGATTTCGACGGTGACGACAAACGCGATTTGTGGAATAACCCCGTGGATGCGATTGGCAGTGTCGCCAACTACTTTGCTGAGCACGGTTGGCAACGGGGAGGGGCGATTTATCATGAGGCCAAAGGGCCTGAGACGCGCCCCGACGCACTCCGCTTTAACCAAACGGTGCGCCCGGATACCACGGTTGCCGAAGCCGCCGAGCAAGGCGTCGTGACGGAGGCGTCCCTATCGCCCGACACGCCGGTGATCCCATTGGTGCTAGAGTATGCCGATGGGCAGGAGCGCTATCGACTAGGCGAGACCAACTTCTACGTCATTACTCGCTATAACCACAGCCACCTCTACGCCATGGCGGTAGCCGAGTTGGCAGAGGCCATCAAGCAGCAAGCCGAGGCTGAGCATGATTAAACTGCGAATCGATGTGCGACTTTTGAGCGGCTCGCTGCTGGTGGCGGCCTTGGTCAGCGGCTGCGCCAGTTCCTCCTCTCCGCAGCGGGTGGCGGGGGAAGCTGGGGGCGCAAGCCCGGCGCCCGCTACTCCCGCTCCCGCCAGCGGTGAGCGCTACGCCATGACCGGCGACGCTTACCCGGTAGCCCCGCCAGACGTGAGTACCGTGCCCGATGCCGAACCGCGTATCGAAGCCCCTTCTCGGGCGGGCAACCGGTCGACCTACGAAGTGTGGGGCGAAACCTATCACGTGCTCCCCGATTCGCGCGGCTACGCGCGCCAGGGAACGGCCTCCTGGTACGGTGAAAAATTCCACGGCTACGCCACGTCCAACGGTGAGATCTACGACATGTACAAAATGTCGGCAGCGCACCGTTCGCTGCCGCTGCCGACCTTTGCCAGAGTAACGAGTTTGAACAACGGTCGTTCCGTGATCGTTCGCGTCAATGATCGTGGTCCGTTCCATAGCGACCGTGAAATCGATCTCTCCTATGCGGCGGCGGCTCGTCTGGGTATTCTCGATAACGGGACGGGGCCTGTCCGCGTCGAAGCGATCGACCCCGCCCAGTGGCTGGCGGAGCGTGGTCGTGGTGGTAGCGCTACGCCCTCTCAAACGGCACCGGCGGCGCCTGCCGTTGCCGCGCGGACGCCTGCGCCATCGGCTCGTCCCGCTGCAGCGACAGCACCCGAGCCAAGCAGTGGCGATGCCATCTATTTACAGATTGCCGCGTTAGGCAGTGCCGAAGGGGCACAACAGCTTCAACAGCGGCTCTCGGGTGAGCTTCCCCATGGCGTTCGCGTGAAAAGCGATGCCGATGTTCACCGCGTACAGGTGGGGCCAGTGAGCCCCCAGCAAGAGACACAGGCCCGCGAAGAACTCCGTCGTGCAGGCTTTCCTCAAGTATTTGTCGTGAGATAATAGCTCTCAACATGTGCCCAAGTGGCGTGCTATGCGCCGCCATATTCTTTGTCAGTGAGAAGTGTGTGATGAATGTATTGATGTCAATCCGCCGTACCGCCAAGCTCTGCCTCTTCGCGGCCATGACGGCTGTCATATCCCCTGCAATGGCGCAGGTGATTCCTCAGCCGCAAACGATCATTCCCGCGCCGCCGCAGCTTGCCGCGAGTTCGTGGATTTTGATGGATGCCAACAGCGGGCGTATTTTGGCAGAGCATAACTCTGATGAGCGTCTACCGCCGGCGAGCTTGACCAAACTGATGACGGCCTATCTGGTTGAGCGCGAGCTGGACCGTGGCACCATCAATCTGACCGACATGGTCAACATCAGTGAAAATGCCTGGCGCACCGGCGGCTCCAAGATGTTCATCGAAGTGGGTGACCGCGTATCGGTGGATAACCTGCTACACGGCATCATCATCGTCTCGGGTAACGATGCCAGCGTGGCCATGGCAGAGCACCTGGCGGGCGGTGAAGCGCCGTTTGCCGACCTGATGAATCAGCACGCCACCCGGCTTGGCATGAATGACACTAATTTCATGAATGCCACCGGCTTGCCCCATGAGAACCACTACTCGACTGCCCATGACATGGCACGCCTGTCTCGCCATATCATCAACGACTATCCCGAACATTACGCGATTTACTCTCAGCGCAATTTCTCGTTCGGGGGAATCGATCAGCCGAACCGCAACCGCCTGCTGTGGCGCGACCCGTCCGTGGACGGCTTGAAAACCGGCTGGACCACCGAGGCAGGCTACTGTCTGGTCTCTTCGGCACAGCGGGATGGCATGCGCCTGATCTCTGTCGTGATGGGCACCAATTCCGATGAAGCGCGAGCCCAGGAGTCGCAAAAGCTGCTGAGCTACGGCTTTCGCTTCTACGAAACCATGAAACTGTATGAGCGTGGTGCCGTGCTGGCAACGCCACGCGTATGGGGCGGTGACATCAACGAACTGCGTGTGGGCGTGGATGAAGAAGTCTTCATGACGCTGCCCCGGAATCGTAACGAGGAGCTGCGCGCTCGCCTGAACCTGGATGCGGACATTCACGCACCCGTGGCCGTGGGTGATGACGTCGGCACCCTGGAAGTTTACCTGGGCGAAGAGATGGTGGGTGAGCGCCAGCTGGTCGCGCTGGAAAATATCGAAGAGGGCGGGTTGTTCAAGCGTCTGTTCGATCAAGTGCAGCGCTTCTTCAGTAACTTGATCAGCAATTTCACCAGCTAAATTGCCGGTGGCGGGCCCAGCCTCGACGCAATACACCTTGTATTGTGAGGGGCTGGGCCTTATTTATTGGGATTAGCTCAACGATTCACTTATTTCCAAAAGGCCAGTTATGAAAAAAGGTGCCAAGCAAGGGCTCCGTGATTTACGCCAGCCCGCGGCCACAGAGCCACCGAAAATCACGTTTCCCTGTGATTACCCGTTAAAGGTCGTCGGCGATGCCGCCGACGATTTCCCAGCCGCCGTTTGTCAGGTCATCGTGCGTCACGCCCCGGACTTCGATGAAACCACGCTGGAAGTCGTGGACAGTCGTAATGGACGTTTCCAGTCCGTGCGGGTGACGATCGTGGCGACGGGTGAGCAGCAGTTAAGTCAACTGTTCGACGACCTGAAAGCCACTGGCCGCGTGCACATGGTGGTGTAATCATGAACCACGACGCCCCGATCGCGCTGCATCGCCTCGGCCATCGCTCGTATCTGCCGGTATGGGAAGCCATGCGGAAACTCACCGATACCCGCGACGAACACACGGTGGATCAATTTTGGCTGGTCGAGCATGATCCCGTGTTTACCCAGGGGCAAGCTGGCAAGCCGGAACACCTGTTGATGCCAGGCGATATCCCGGTGGTGAAGACCGACCGTGGCGGGCAAGTGACCTATCACGGCCCGGGCCAAGTAGTGCTCTATCCGCTGCTGGATGTACGGCGGGGCAAGATCGGCGTGCGCGATTTGGTCACGGCGCTCGAGAATGCCGTGATCGATGTACTAGAAGCGCACGGTGTACGCGGTTGGGCCAAGCCCGATGCACCGGGGGTCTATGTGGACACGGCGCTGGGGGAGGCCAAAATTGCCTCGCTCGGCCTGCGTATTCGTCGTGGGGCCAGCTATCACGGCGTCGCGCTGAACGTCGACGGCGATCTGTCGCCGTTTGCGCGTATCAATCCCTGTGGTTATGCGGGGATGCAGGTGACCCGCCTTGCCGATGTAGCCGAGCTTTCGTCCGACAAAGACGTTGGCGAGCAGTTAGCCTACGCCCTGGCAGCGCGACTGAAGCGCACCTTGGTGAGCCCGTCGTAGTACGCAGGGGCGGTGTTTTTCGGTAGGAGTGTCTTGCGAAAGAGAGACGCCTGCATGGAGGCCCATGCAGGCGTTTTAGCAGGCTAGCCGACGTTGAAGGCAGGAATGCGATTGCTGTCGGGCTCTTGGCCCGGTACGGCTGCTGGCGCGGCAAGGCCAAGGTTGTTCTTTTCGAACACGCGGTCTGCTCGGTAGCTAGAGCGTACCAGCGGACCAGACGGCACTTCCATAAAGCCTTTTTCCAGGCCCAGTACCCGGTAGCGTTCAAACTCTTCCGGGCTGACCCAGCGCTCGACCGCTAAGTGGTTTTTGGTGGGGCGAAGGTATTGGCCTAATGTCACGATGTCCACGCCAATGTCGCGCAAATCATCAAAGGTCTGCAGGATCTCTTCGTCCGTTTCACCCAGCCCCAGCATCAAGCTGGTTTTGGTGATGATGTCGGGGCGGTACTGTTTGGCGTGGGCCAATACGTCCAGCGTTTTGCGGTAGCCAGCGCGCGGGTCGCGCACTTTGCTGGTCAGCCGCTCTACAGTCTCGACGTTTTGCGCAAATACTTCGAGGCCAGAATCCACCACGCGCTCGATGGCGGCTTTGTCGCCGTCGAAATCCGGCGTGAGGGCTTCCACGACTACCTCGGGCGTACGTGCCTTGATGGCGCGGATGCAGTTGGCGTAGTGAGTGGCACCGCCGTCATCGAGATCATCACGGTCGACGGACGTCAGCACGATGTAACGCAGGCCCATCAGTTCCACGGATTTTGCGGTGTTTTCCGGCTCTTCGTGGTCCAGCCAGCCTTTTGGGTTGCCGGTGTCCACCGCGCAGAAGCGGCAGGCTCGCGTACACACGGACCCCATCAGCATGATGGTGGCGGTGCCATTGCTCCAGCACTCGCCCATGTTGGGGCAGTGGGACTCGGCGCACACGGTGCTCAATCGGTGGGTGGCCACGTTCTTCTTAACGGCTTCGAAACGCTCGCCGCCGGGGATTTGCGCGCGCAGCCACTTGGGCTTGCGCTCGAGTGAGGGGGCTTCGGCCTGCGCTTTGCGCTGCTTCATGCCATCTTTAATCACCGTCATGCCGTGTTCGTTACGGAATTTTTCGCCGCTGGGCACGCGCTGGGAAGGGGTGTTGCTCATAGGAGAGAGCCTCTCTACTGTGCGGCTGGCAAAGGGAACCATCACGCGACGTACGCTGCAAACGAGGTTTGTCTAACGGGGTCGCTCGGCAACTGCTTGCCATGCCCTGAGTAACGCTAACTGATACGTAGGTTGTAGATAATGTAACATATCTGGCAATCAACAAGACACCGCCAACCACTACTCATCATGCGCCAGCGAGAGGGCGGGCAGACAAGAAACGCCATGGCTGGGGAGCGGACTGCCGGGGGCCTGAAAGTGGCGCTGGAACTCGCTCAAATGCTCACGGACGAAGCGCAGAAAAAGCTCGGCCACCGGGGTGGGAAAGTAATCCCGGCGATAGACCGTGCACCAGGCGCGACGGATTGGAAAGTGCGGCAGTGACAGCGTCGCCAGCAAGCCTTGCTCCAGTTCGCGCTGCACGGCCAAACGGGGTAGCACAGCGACGCCCAAGTGCGCCATGACGCCTTGTTTGATCGCCTCGTTAGTGCCCAGCTCGATACGGTGTGCCAGCCCCACTTCTTGATCCACGGCTAGCTGCTCAAAGGCACTGCGCACCCCCGACCCCGGCTCTCGCATTAGTACGAAGTGGCGCGCGAAATCCGCCAGCGTTGGCTGTGTCATGCGCAGCAGCGGGTGCTCGGGCCATACTACCGCTACCAATTCGTTTTCGAGAATCGGCATGACCACCAGATTGTCGTCTTCCGGCACCATGGCCATGATGACGACATCGTCCTGCTGCTCGGCCAGCCGCTCGAGGGCTTGGCTACGATTGCAGACCTTAAGACGCAGCTGCACGTCCGGGTAGCGGGCACGAAATTTTGCCAGCAGGTAGGGCACGACGTATTGCGCGGAGGAGACCGCTGCGATGTTCAACTTGCCGCTGATTTTGCCGTTAATATCCGACAGACTCATCTGCAGTCGAGAGAGCTGGCCAAAGATTTCCCGCGTCGAGAGAGCGAGCGTATCCGCGGCAGGGAGCGCGTGAAGCGTTTTGCCTGCGTACTTGAACAGCGGCTGGCCCAGGGCTTGCTCGAGCTGGCGGATCTGCGCACTCACGGCGGGTTGGGTCAACCCTAACTGCTCGGCTGCTCGGGAGTAAGAGCGCTGACGATAAACCGCTTGGAACACCTGTAGCTGGCGGAACGTTAAGCGGTTGAGCAGCGTAGGGGATGACATAACCACCTCGGGTAAACTTTCTCGATCATGCGATGCGCGATCGCTGGCAGTGCCGATGCGGCTGCAAGCGTGGCTTCATTGGCGAAATGCTATCACTGATTCAACGCTACCGCCTTGAAAGCTTGGCGGTATATAAATACGGCAGTGGCGGCATTCATGAGAGGCCCATCGTAAAAGCGGCTGGTAATCATCGACGTTAGGCAAGGAGTGGCCTAAACTATATTGCATTGCAGCATCATGGCTTCGGGCTTGGTGCCAGGCACCAACCCAACGGGAGACTCTATGAACTTTCTCGC from Halomonas meridiana encodes the following:
- the lipA gene encoding lipoyl synthase: MSNTPSQRVPSGEKFRNEHGMTVIKDGMKQRKAQAEAPSLERKPKWLRAQIPGGERFEAVKKNVATHRLSTVCAESHCPNMGECWSNGTATIMLMGSVCTRACRFCAVDTGNPKGWLDHEEPENTAKSVELMGLRYIVLTSVDRDDLDDGGATHYANCIRAIKARTPEVVVEALTPDFDGDKAAIERVVDSGLEVFAQNVETVERLTSKVRDPRAGYRKTLDVLAHAKQYRPDIITKTSLMLGLGETDEEILQTFDDLRDIGVDIVTLGQYLRPTKNHLAVERWVSPEEFERYRVLGLEKGFMEVPSGPLVRSSYRADRVFEKNNLGLAAPAAVPGQEPDSNRIPAFNVG
- a CDS encoding LysR family transcriptional regulator, encoding MSSPTLLNRLTFRQLQVFQAVYRQRSYSRAAEQLGLTQPAVSAQIRQLEQALGQPLFKYAGKTLHALPAADTLALSTREIFGQLSRLQMSLSDINGKISGKLNIAAVSSAQYVVPYLLAKFRARYPDVQLRLKVCNRSQALERLAEQQDDVVIMAMVPEDDNLVVMPILENELVAVVWPEHPLLRMTQPTLADFARHFVLMREPGSGVRSAFEQLAVDQEVGLAHRIELGTNEAIKQGVMAHLGVAVLPRLAVQRELEQGLLATLSLPHFPIRRAWCTVYRRDYFPTPVAELFLRFVREHLSEFQRHFQAPGSPLPSHGVSCLPALSLAHDE